From a region of the Chloroflexota bacterium genome:
- a CDS encoding sigma-70 family RNA polymerase sigma factor, whose product MIQIQQPTRETSNQHIDFAELYAQQYASIYRYIAYRVRDPACADDLVAHTFERAMSRSETYRADRGSLGAWIFGIARHCVDSHFQRQRRQRWLSLDFMREHAADNADPIADTLRSETNQQLYQALHKLKAHERDVIALKFGAGLNNRQIAEITGHSESNVGVLLYRSLQRLRQWLPNRGYEQ is encoded by the coding sequence ATGATTCAAATTCAACAACCAACCCGTGAAACAAGCAATCAGCACATTGATTTTGCTGAACTCTATGCCCAACAGTATGCATCAATCTATCGCTATATTGCCTACCGCGTGCGCGATCCTGCTTGTGCCGACGATTTGGTGGCCCATACCTTTGAGCGGGCCATGAGCCGCAGCGAAACCTATCGCGCCGACCGTGGCAGCCTTGGAGCATGGATTTTTGGGATTGCCCGCCATTGTGTTGATAGCCATTTTCAACGCCAACGACGGCAACGCTGGCTCTCATTAGATTTTATGCGTGAACATGCTGCTGATAATGCCGACCCAATTGCTGACACTCTACGCAGCGAGACCAATCAACAGCTGTATCAGGCACTGCATAAACTTAAAGCTCATGAGCGCGATGTGATTGCCCTGAAATTTGGAGCAGGCTTGAACAATCGCCAAATTGCCGAAATTACTGGCCATAGCGAAAGCAATGTTGGGGTACTGCTCTACCGCAGCCTGCAACGGCTTCGTCAATGGCTACCAAATAGAGGATACGAACAATGA
- a CDS encoding DUF4367 domain-containing protein, with the protein MIEQQIQQFNADVDHLLETGQLPSSADPNHQALLHLAQQLEQLRLQPSSIQQAATAQRIQQFGTGKHHSGGFMLKSKMRMALAVVMALVVATVAVPPLRSYASQILRQIGWLSVTNEPTKAEQLLTATEVPPIPDQPTATPPVLSDASLFNPTYLPAGYVANPSYSGRYYANDSTPDSIYISVRSIEEGSTLGVGAASTTPITVRNTQGLYIEQAPLYIKAKEGKMYQEDLETVAVNLVLWEENGQIIIVESYVLDQTTLIQIAEGLEVNE; encoded by the coding sequence ATGATCGAGCAACAAATCCAGCAATTTAATGCTGATGTTGACCACTTGCTTGAAACTGGTCAACTACCATCGTCCGCCGATCCGAATCATCAAGCCTTACTGCATCTGGCCCAACAGTTGGAACAATTGCGTTTGCAGCCGAGCAGCATCCAACAGGCAGCTACTGCCCAACGGATTCAACAATTTGGCACTGGCAAACATCATTCTGGAGGTTTTATGTTGAAATCAAAAATGCGCATGGCCTTAGCCGTTGTTATGGCCTTAGTTGTCGCAACCGTTGCTGTACCACCATTGCGCAGCTATGCTAGCCAAATTTTGCGCCAAATTGGCTGGTTGAGTGTGACCAACGAGCCAACCAAAGCTGAACAATTGCTCACTGCAACCGAGGTACCACCAATCCCAGACCAACCAACCGCAACCCCACCAGTGCTCAGCGATGCTAGCCTGTTCAATCCAACCTATCTACCAGCTGGTTACGTTGCCAACCCAAGCTACAGCGGTCGCTACTATGCCAACGATAGCACACCCGATTCGATCTATATCTCGGTACGGAGCATTGAAGAAGGCAGTACCCTCGGAGTTGGGGCAGCCAGCACCACACCGATCACAGTGCGCAACACCCAAGGCTTGTATATCGAGCAAGCACCGTTATACATCAAAGCGAAAGAAGGCAAGATGTATCAAGAAGATCTTGAAACAGTCGCGGTTAATTTGGTCTTATGGGAAGAAAATGGCCAAATTATCATCGTTGAAAGCTATGTGCTCGATCAAACAACCCTCATCCAAATTGCCGAAGGCTTAGAAGTCAACGAATAA
- a CDS encoding NUDIX hydrolase, producing MSQIRKSRIAYSAGGVCYRWMDEVPEVVLIATHNSTRWGLPKGHREGRETFAQAARREINEETGLRGEIVCSLSAIQYWFRVESHFVHKWVEFFLFRCTGGCLKPQLSEIDDAQWFLLPDALEQISFPRERSVLEVVNTIWRSNRLI from the coding sequence ATGAGCCAGATTCGCAAAAGTCGTATTGCTTATTCAGCCGGTGGTGTTTGCTATCGCTGGATGGATGAAGTGCCTGAGGTAGTGCTGATTGCGACCCATAACAGTACACGCTGGGGTTTGCCAAAAGGCCATCGTGAAGGTCGCGAAACCTTTGCCCAAGCAGCCCGCCGTGAAATAAACGAAGAAACTGGCTTACGCGGCGAAATCGTTTGCTCGCTTTCGGCAATTCAATATTGGTTTCGGGTTGAGAGTCACTTTGTGCATAAATGGGTCGAGTTTTTTCTGTTTCGCTGTACTGGCGGATGTCTCAAGCCACAGCTTTCGGAAATCGACGATGCCCAATGGTTTTTGTTGCCCGATGCACTTGAGCAAATTAGCTTTCCGCGTGAGCGAAGCGTGCTAGAGGTGGTTAACACGATCTGGCGCTCGAATCGTTTAATCTAG
- a CDS encoding amidohydrolase — protein MARDRLLAGGAIWTLDPTVGVAEAIALRDGKVLAVGSNAEVRAAISADYDYIDLAGRSVIPGICDAHIHLLWSALLADQIDLQEVASFEQALEIIRRHAERLPADAWVLGSGWDHSLWQRDWPTASELDQVTGGRPAFITRKDLHSAWVNNAALQRANISKFSSDPDGGSIGRDSAGEPNGMLFENGQLAVKACIPEPSNAQKEASIQTFIKRMHRRGITSLHVPEGPDCFAAVQALYGRGALEMRILHHLRMDLLDHALAIGLKSGLGDAWLRFGNLKIFSDGSLGSATAHMLTPFDNLPANAPHPYGIPMLDREDLFATIDRALANDISVIVHAIGDAANRTVLDAIEAAIKANPETLQPSLGTGPVAARIPNRIEHAQVLHPDDIRRFGQLGVIASMQPIHATSDITLADRLWGQRSQYAYAWRSLQASGAILAFGSDAPVESWNPWAGLQAAVTRQRPDATPAGGWYPEQCLSLNEALWAYTVGPAITSGEQAFKGSLSVGKLADLVILDQDLAQVANDQVAKVQVAQTIIEGQTVWEG, from the coding sequence ATGGCCCGTGATCGTTTGTTAGCTGGTGGCGCGATTTGGACGCTCGACCCAACTGTGGGTGTGGCTGAAGCAATCGCTTTGCGCGATGGCAAGGTATTGGCAGTTGGCAGCAATGCCGAGGTTCGAGCAGCCATCAGCGCCGATTATGATTATATTGATTTAGCGGGGCGTAGCGTTATTCCTGGCATTTGCGATGCGCATATTCACTTGCTTTGGAGCGCATTACTGGCCGATCAGATTGATCTGCAAGAGGTGGCTTCGTTTGAGCAGGCATTAGAAATTATTCGCCGCCATGCTGAACGCTTGCCCGCCGATGCTTGGGTGCTTGGCTCAGGCTGGGATCATAGCTTGTGGCAGCGCGATTGGCCCACCGCCAGCGAGCTTGATCAAGTAACTGGTGGCCGCCCAGCTTTCATCACTCGCAAAGATTTGCACTCAGCTTGGGTCAATAATGCGGCCCTCCAACGCGCCAATATCAGCAAATTTAGCAGCGATCCTGATGGTGGCAGCATTGGCCGTGATAGCGCAGGCGAACCCAACGGCATGCTGTTTGAAAATGGTCAATTAGCAGTCAAAGCCTGCATTCCAGAGCCGAGCAATGCGCAAAAAGAGGCCAGCATTCAAACCTTCATCAAACGCATGCATCGACGGGGCATCACCAGTTTGCATGTGCCCGAAGGCCCAGATTGCTTTGCGGCGGTGCAGGCACTTTATGGGCGGGGCGCACTCGAAATGCGCATTTTGCACCATTTACGCATGGATTTGCTTGATCATGCGCTGGCGATCGGCCTCAAATCGGGGTTGGGTGATGCTTGGCTACGTTTTGGCAATTTGAAAATATTTAGCGATGGCTCACTTGGCTCGGCTACTGCACATATGCTCACCCCATTTGATAATCTACCAGCGAATGCCCCCCATCCCTACGGCATTCCGATGTTAGATCGCGAAGATCTGTTTGCGACGATTGATCGGGCGCTTGCCAATGATATTAGCGTGATTGTGCATGCTATCGGCGATGCTGCCAATCGCACGGTGCTCGATGCAATTGAGGCGGCAATCAAGGCCAATCCTGAAACCTTGCAACCAAGCCTTGGCACTGGCCCCGTAGCGGCGCGAATTCCCAATCGCATCGAGCATGCCCAAGTTTTACACCCTGATGATATTCGGCGCTTCGGCCAACTTGGAGTGATTGCCTCAATGCAGCCGATTCATGCTACCAGCGATATTACCTTGGCTGATCGCTTGTGGGGCCAGCGTTCGCAATATGCCTATGCTTGGCGTAGTTTGCAGGCTAGCGGCGCAATTTTGGCCTTTGGCTCCGATGCGCCCGTTGAATCGTGGAATCCATGGGCTGGCTTGCAGGCAGCGGTCACCCGTCAACGCCCCGATGCCACTCCAGCAGGCGGGTGGTATCCCGAACAATGCTTGAGTTTAAACGAGGCACTGTGGGCCTACACGGTCGGCCCAGCAATTACCTCAGGTGAGCAAGCGTTTAAAGGTAGTTTGAGCGTGGGTAAGCTCGCCGATTTGGTAATTCTTGATCAAGATTTAGCCCAAGTAGCCAACGATCAAGTTGCCAAGGTTCAAGTTGCCCAAACGATCATTGAGGGACAAACGGTATGGGAAGGTTAA
- a CDS encoding ABC transporter permease, whose amino-acid sequence MSKIWTIARHEYFTHLRRRGFLISTFGMPLILVGLFVIVVIVLLLSSQVKAIGYVDQSGLTSGLQPDIAWNSNLGTVQIRQYASLDAAKAALQAETIDAAFVVPADFLSSATIEGYALEALPQLAESQFGGFLRAVLAAQLLDEPDVVFQPIRKLDSIVLDAPPEEARRSGLSIAVPIFFGILLLGSTFGSGSYLMMALIEEKEQRIMEILASSLSTYQIMTGKILGLGALALTQLSIWASGGLVLLGFAAAQFDLIGEQGISIGVIVLGFMLFFPSYFIIAATLSAIGAAVTSAQQGQQLTGIVTLLCTMPLWFIAVLSNNPNGALAIGFNLFPYTAPVTLLQRVMSGSVPIWQQIATVVWLWLAAGLITRFAGRIVRIGLLRYRQSLRLRDLLQLGKL is encoded by the coding sequence ATGAGCAAAATCTGGACTATTGCCCGCCATGAATATTTCACCCATCTACGCCGTCGGGGCTTTTTGATTTCAACCTTTGGCATGCCACTGATCTTGGTTGGACTCTTTGTGATTGTGGTAATCGTGTTGCTGCTTTCATCGCAAGTCAAGGCGATTGGCTATGTTGACCAAAGTGGCTTAACCAGCGGCTTGCAGCCCGACATTGCTTGGAATAGTAATTTGGGTACGGTTCAAATCCGTCAATATGCCAGCTTAGATGCGGCGAAAGCTGCCTTACAAGCTGAAACAATTGATGCGGCGTTTGTTGTGCCCGCCGATTTTCTTAGCAGTGCGACGATTGAAGGCTATGCCCTTGAAGCCTTGCCCCAGCTTGCCGAAAGCCAATTTGGTGGTTTTTTACGGGCAGTTTTGGCGGCGCAGTTGCTCGATGAACCAGATGTGGTGTTTCAGCCAATTCGCAAGCTTGATAGCATTGTGCTTGATGCGCCGCCCGAAGAGGCTCGCCGTTCGGGTTTATCGATCGCTGTGCCAATTTTCTTTGGCATTTTGCTGCTTGGCTCGACCTTCGGCAGTGGTTCGTACTTAATGATGGCCTTGATCGAAGAAAAAGAGCAGCGGATTATGGAGATTTTGGCTAGCTCGCTCTCGACCTACCAAATTATGACTGGCAAAATTCTGGGCTTGGGCGCATTGGCCTTGACCCAATTGAGCATCTGGGCCAGCGGTGGCTTGGTATTATTGGGCTTTGCCGCAGCTCAATTTGATTTAATCGGAGAGCAAGGCATCAGCATTGGGGTGATTGTGCTGGGGTTTATGTTGTTTTTCCCCAGTTACTTTATTATTGCTGCTACGCTCAGCGCCATCGGTGCAGCCGTAACCAGCGCCCAACAAGGCCAGCAACTGACGGGGATTGTAACCCTGTTATGTACGATGCCACTGTGGTTTATTGCCGTGTTGAGCAATAATCCCAACGGCGCGTTGGCGATTGGCTTTAATCTATTTCCTTATACCGCTCCCGTAACGTTGCTACAACGGGTGATGAGCGGCAGTGTGCCAATCTGGCAGCAAATCGCCACGGTGGTTTGGTTGTGGCTTGCCGCTGGCTTGATCACCCGTTTTGCCGGGCGAATTGTGCGGATTGGCTTGTTGCGCTATCGCCAAAGCTTACGTTTACGCGATTTATTACAGCTAGGCAAACTTTAA
- a CDS encoding STAS domain-containing protein: protein MRLSQRFALLSLLLFESVMSILGLLFLAFNDGAPEVLIGLGILPILTLGLAFGAWRNWPWVPIASVVVATAITVLLLIDPAKDIYFSPVLLAPMAVAFVVTDSRTTIITALVAIVVTWLRADSDTPYLKVDYAICYAFIAGCLWLGRLILEQTQQANTEALDLAQTERGMAQRYAQEAEDRASSLQTQSEEQQRLLATVAALETPIVEVAEQVLLAPIIGYVDDQRAAQLTDRILAAVNQRRANAIILDITSLSNVNAQTAQQLLRLASAIRLLGSSVILSGISPDLATTLVRQRIDLGMVRTAPTPYAALQLAATL from the coding sequence ATGCGTCTGAGTCAACGTTTCGCCTTGTTAAGCCTGTTGCTATTTGAATCGGTTATGAGTATTTTGGGCTTACTCTTCTTAGCATTCAATGATGGTGCACCTGAAGTGTTAATCGGCCTTGGCATTTTGCCAATTTTAACGCTTGGTTTGGCCTTTGGGGCTTGGCGAAATTGGCCTTGGGTGCCTATTGCCAGCGTGGTGGTGGCCACTGCAATCACCGTGTTATTACTGATCGATCCCGCCAAAGATATTTACTTCTCGCCAGTCTTGTTGGCTCCGATGGCGGTGGCCTTTGTGGTCACCGATTCGCGCACGACGATCATCACCGCGCTGGTGGCAATTGTCGTGACATGGTTGCGAGCCGATAGCGATACGCCTTATCTTAAAGTGGATTATGCGATTTGCTATGCCTTTATTGCTGGTTGCTTGTGGTTAGGGCGTTTGATTTTGGAGCAAACCCAACAGGCCAATACCGAAGCGCTGGATTTGGCTCAAACTGAGCGTGGCATGGCTCAACGTTACGCCCAAGAGGCCGAAGATCGCGCCAGCAGCTTGCAGACGCAATCTGAGGAGCAACAACGCTTGTTGGCAACCGTTGCCGCCTTGGAAACGCCGATCGTTGAAGTTGCCGAGCAAGTTTTGCTAGCGCCAATCATTGGCTATGTCGATGATCAACGGGCGGCTCAATTGACTGATCGGATTTTAGCGGCAGTTAATCAGCGCCGCGCCAATGCGATTATTTTGGATATTACCAGCCTCAGTAATGTCAATGCCCAAACTGCCCAACAATTGCTGCGCCTCGCCAGCGCGATTCGTTTATTGGGCAGTTCGGTGATTTTGAGTGGCATCAGCCCTGATTTGGCCACAACCTTAGTGCGGCAACGGATCGATTTGGGCATGGTTCGCACCGCCCCAACGCCGTATGCGGCCTTACAACTTGCCGCTACCCTTTAA
- the ribD gene encoding bifunctional diaminohydroxyphosphoribosylaminopyrimidine deaminase/5-amino-6-(5-phosphoribosylamino)uracil reductase RibD: MAQSPDRLYYTAELLIEMSRLMNLNVMQVALEQAALALGRTSPNPAVGAVVVQAGQIVGRGHTQPAGQAHAEVMALREAGEQARGASLYVTLEPCTIWGRTPPCTDAIIAAEIAEVIIASRDPNPRFEHDAATVLQAAGIRVGFAPEYEAAAIDQTEAFRHWITTKQPFVTVKYAMSLDGKIATRTGDARWISGPASRHKVHELRDRTDAILVGINTVLADDPLLTTRLEQHWRPVQHPVRVVLDARGRMPSSAAMLAQAVPSSTIIATTAAASAAWRASLNNAEILELPSNLEGRVSIPALLSELGQRGISSLMVEGGGETIAAFLAAQAVQKVQVVIAPKIIGGVAPSPVAGVGIARMSEAQLWQVRSSEQIGADIWLTAYPNPQV, encoded by the coding sequence TTGGCGCAATCACCAGACCGCCTGTATTATACGGCTGAATTGCTGATTGAAATGAGCAGGCTGATGAATCTGAATGTTATGCAGGTAGCGCTTGAGCAAGCTGCGCTCGCGCTTGGCCGTACTAGTCCGAATCCGGCGGTGGGCGCGGTGGTGGTTCAGGCTGGCCAAATTGTTGGGCGCGGCCATACTCAGCCAGCAGGCCAAGCTCATGCCGAGGTGATGGCTTTGCGTGAGGCTGGCGAACAAGCTCGTGGCGCAAGTTTATATGTCACGTTGGAGCCTTGTACAATTTGGGGACGCACCCCGCCTTGTACCGATGCGATTATCGCCGCTGAAATTGCCGAGGTGATCATTGCTTCGCGTGATCCCAACCCACGTTTCGAGCACGATGCGGCGACAGTTTTGCAAGCGGCAGGTATTCGGGTGGGCTTTGCGCCTGAATATGAAGCGGCAGCAATTGACCAAACTGAGGCTTTTCGCCATTGGATTACCACCAAACAGCCGTTTGTAACGGTCAAATATGCTATGAGCCTTGATGGCAAAATTGCTACGCGCACCGGCGATGCGCGTTGGATTAGCGGGCCAGCTTCGCGCCACAAAGTGCATGAATTGCGCGATCGAACTGATGCAATTTTGGTGGGCATCAACACCGTGCTGGCCGATGATCCACTATTGACTACACGGCTTGAGCAGCATTGGCGACCAGTGCAACACCCCGTGCGTGTGGTGCTTGATGCGCGTGGGCGCATGCCTTCCAGCGCGGCGATGTTGGCGCAAGCTGTGCCTAGCTCAACGATTATTGCGACAACTGCCGCTGCTAGTGCTGCATGGCGAGCAAGCCTCAACAATGCTGAAATTCTTGAGTTACCGAGCAATCTTGAGGGTCGGGTTTCAATTCCAGCGTTGTTGAGCGAGCTTGGTCAACGGGGAATAAGCTCGTTAATGGTTGAGGGTGGTGGCGAAACGATTGCAGCATTTTTGGCGGCGCAGGCAGTTCAAAAAGTCCAAGTAGTGATCGCACCCAAGATTATTGGTGGAGTTGCGCCAAGTCCGGTTGCTGGAGTTGGTATCGCCCGTATGAGCGAAGCCCAGCTTTGGCAAGTACGCAGTAGTGAGCAAATCGGGGCTGATATTTGGCTTACTGCCTATCCCAACCCACAGGTATAG
- a CDS encoding beta-glucosidase, with protein MTTVEQHFPADFIWGTATSSYQIEGAVHEDGRGESIWDRFSHTPGKTKFGQTGDIACDHYHRYPEDLDLMRELGLASYRFSIAWPRLFPEGKGKINQAGLDFYKRIIEGLHQRHLTPMATLYHWDLPQALQDKGGWMNRDTALRFAEYAEAMYRQLGTSVPFWITHNEPWVAAFVGHFQGRHAPGIKDLPSAVKASHHLLYSHGLATQLFRESKLAGQIGITLNLTPAYPTHDTPDDHAAAWRNDGYGNRWFLDPIFRGSYPADTVEWFNQHHQIEMDYVQTGDLAVIQQPIDFLGINYYFPNRISAADESKFLALVNSSAIGETSFRGWEVVPAAFADLLKRVQRDYGNTPIYITENGSAFADLKRAADGSVNDGDRMSYLHTHLEAVADAIAAGVPVKGYYAWSMLDNYEWAEGYDERFGIIEVDFATQKRTPKRTARWYQQIVANNGLPSLPADVQALAERYRNCPIGPQD; from the coding sequence ATGACGACTGTAGAACAGCATTTTCCTGCTGATTTTATTTGGGGCACAGCCACCTCATCGTACCAAATTGAAGGCGCGGTGCATGAAGATGGCCGAGGTGAATCAATTTGGGATAGATTTAGCCATACGCCAGGCAAGACCAAATTTGGCCAAACTGGCGATATTGCCTGCGATCACTATCATCGTTACCCTGAAGATTTAGATTTAATGCGTGAGCTTGGCTTGGCCAGCTATCGTTTTTCGATTGCATGGCCACGGCTTTTCCCCGAAGGCAAGGGCAAAATCAACCAAGCTGGGCTAGATTTTTACAAACGGATTATCGAAGGCTTGCACCAGCGTCATCTTACGCCGATGGCCACCCTTTATCACTGGGATTTGCCCCAAGCCTTACAAGACAAGGGCGGTTGGATGAATCGCGATACGGCTTTGCGTTTTGCTGAATATGCCGAGGCCATGTATCGCCAATTAGGTACAAGCGTGCCATTTTGGATCACCCATAACGAGCCTTGGGTTGCAGCCTTTGTTGGTCATTTCCAAGGCCGCCATGCCCCAGGCATCAAAGATTTGCCAAGCGCAGTCAAAGCCTCGCACCATCTGCTCTATTCGCATGGATTGGCAACCCAACTCTTCCGCGAAAGCAAATTGGCGGGCCAAATTGGCATCACGCTGAATTTAACCCCAGCCTACCCAACCCACGATACGCCCGACGATCATGCGGCGGCCTGGCGTAACGACGGCTATGGCAATCGCTGGTTTCTCGACCCAATTTTTCGTGGCAGCTATCCGGCTGATACAGTTGAGTGGTTCAATCAACACCATCAGATTGAAATGGATTATGTGCAGACTGGCGATTTGGCCGTCATTCAACAGCCAATTGATTTCTTGGGTATTAATTATTATTTCCCGAATCGGATTTCGGCGGCTGATGAAAGCAAATTTTTGGCGCTGGTTAATAGTTCGGCAATTGGCGAAACTAGTTTTCGTGGCTGGGAAGTTGTACCAGCAGCGTTTGCTGATTTATTGAAACGGGTTCAGCGCGATTATGGCAATACGCCAATTTACATTACTGAAAATGGCAGTGCTTTCGCTGACCTCAAACGCGCCGCAGACGGCTCGGTCAACGACGGCGATCGCATGAGCTATTTGCACACCCATTTGGAAGCAGTGGCCGATGCGATTGCGGCTGGTGTGCCAGTCAAAGGCTACTATGCTTGGTCGATGCTCGATAACTACGAATGGGCTGAAGGCTACGACGAACGCTTTGGGATTATCGAAGTCGATTTTGCCACCCAAAAGCGCACGCCCAAGCGGACAGCCCGCTGGTATCAGCAAATTGTAGCAAATAACGGCTTGCCAAGCTTGCCCGCTGACGTGCAAGCGCTAGCCGAACGCTACCGTAATTGCCCAATTGGCCCACAAGATTAA
- a CDS encoding STAS domain-containing protein, whose translation MRARVRRRVTWIITLSALLPLLSVWVLVLYISYRAEEQSAERQQVALTDLAAEDFRRFLFNTTIELQDVAENIARETDPQTITAQQLSTLGLFRSSFAEVAIYSADGQRQVASSRFGDPTLPMSLTGAQLLADLSTRRVSFADPPSFTGTISRKLAPQEIPRFRVATQLLSSNNQALFLVADVSMQRIWTSTTRIETAAEMRVLILTEQGDLISAAKIESLLEHPEMRGIPLLGSEATVATYESVFGEEVLGVRTSIEPVDWILVVERPLEVIYGNVGRLAVSLLMIIFIATPIVIGVGWYVGRRIAGPIQTLYAGVTRFSENPNNFEPVLLDTRDELASLAGAFNTMASGLNASQKRLANLNEELEAQVVGRTSELHNALAEVQAQNLAQERLLDTVRRLSMPSIPITKHMVVMPLVGEFSADRANDISTTLLLTIEQERAKIVILDITGVPVVDNIVARAILDAAQAARLLGAQVILAGIRPDMAETLVNLHINLGMIESAATLEQAFKRGMEYLRVNRLS comes from the coding sequence ATGCGAGCACGTGTTCGTCGTCGAGTTACGTGGATCATCACACTCTCTGCATTGCTGCCATTGCTTAGTGTTTGGGTATTAGTTTTATATATCAGTTATCGCGCCGAGGAGCAATCGGCTGAGCGCCAGCAGGTAGCCTTAACCGATTTGGCTGCCGAAGATTTTCGCCGATTTTTATTCAATACCACGATTGAACTGCAAGATGTTGCCGAGAATATTGCCCGCGAAACCGATCCGCAAACAATTACGGCTCAACAACTATCAACCTTAGGGCTATTTCGTTCAAGTTTCGCCGAGGTAGCGATTTATAGCGCCGATGGTCAGCGTCAGGTTGCTAGCTCGCGCTTTGGTGATCCGACCTTGCCAATGTCCTTAACTGGCGCCCAGTTATTGGCAGATCTTAGCACGCGCCGCGTTTCATTCGCCGACCCACCCTCATTTACTGGCACCATTTCACGCAAATTAGCACCACAGGAAATTCCGCGCTTTCGGGTTGCCACCCAACTGCTTAGCTCAAACAACCAGGCACTCTTTTTGGTAGCTGATGTCAGCATGCAACGCATTTGGACCAGCACGACCCGAATTGAAACTGCCGCTGAAATGCGCGTGTTAATTCTGACCGAGCAAGGCGATCTAATTAGCGCTGCCAAAATTGAATCGTTGCTAGAACACCCTGAGATGCGCGGGATACCGTTGCTTGGTTCTGAGGCAACTGTCGCAACTTACGAGAGCGTCTTTGGTGAAGAAGTGTTGGGCGTGCGTACCTCAATCGAGCCTGTCGATTGGATTTTAGTGGTTGAACGACCGCTAGAAGTGATTTATGGCAATGTTGGGCGCTTGGCCGTCAGTTTGCTGATGATTATTTTTATTGCAACCCCAATTGTGATTGGCGTTGGTTGGTATGTTGGGCGGCGGATCGCTGGCCCAATTCAAACCTTGTATGCAGGCGTAACCCGATTTAGCGAAAACCCCAACAATTTCGAGCCAGTGTTGCTTGATACCCGCGATGAACTGGCCAGCCTCGCCGGGGCTTTCAATACCATGGCTAGCGGCCTGAATGCCTCACAAAAGCGGTTGGCCAACCTCAACGAAGAGCTTGAGGCCCAAGTTGTTGGTCGTACCAGCGAATTACACAACGCCTTGGCCGAAGTTCAAGCTCAAAATTTAGCCCAAGAACGCTTGCTTGATACGGTGCGTCGCCTGAGCATGCCCAGCATTCCGATCACCAAACATATGGTTGTGATGCCGTTGGTCGGCGAATTTAGCGCTGATCGCGCCAACGATATTAGCACTACCTTGCTACTGACAATTGAGCAAGAACGTGCCAAAATTGTGATTTTGGATATTACTGGGGTTCCAGTGGTTGATAATATCGTGGCGCGGGCGATTCTTGATGCGGCTCAGGCTGCACGTTTGTTGGGGGCACAAGTCATTTTGGCAGGCATTCGCCCAGATATGGCCGAAACCTTGGTCAACTTGCATATCAATTTAGGCATGATCGAAAGTGCCGCTACTTTAGAGCAAGCCTTCAAACGAGGCATGGAATACCTACGCGTAAATCGACTCTCCTAA
- a CDS encoding GNAT family N-acetyltransferase, with amino-acid sequence MLKGKLVTLRSIEREDSKTLHELEKNVELVLLGDGTWSPTSLASIEKRFEKHLENPEKSWFIIEVEGVVIGTIGLHHQDRVAQCSEFGIGIYHPDYVGKGYGSDAIQVLLGWAFRIQNYRRIWLTTGSNNPRAVAAYEKCGFIHEGRLRQHFYNNGEYVDVIQMGMLRSEWEAKHGGVRD; translated from the coding sequence GTGTTAAAAGGCAAATTAGTTACTCTGCGATCGATCGAGCGTGAAGATAGCAAAACCTTGCATGAACTTGAAAAAAATGTTGAATTAGTGCTGCTTGGTGATGGTACTTGGTCGCCAACGTCGTTGGCCAGCATCGAAAAGCGCTTCGAGAAACACCTTGAGAATCCTGAAAAGTCGTGGTTTATCATCGAAGTTGAGGGCGTGGTGATTGGTACAATTGGTTTGCATCATCAAGATCGAGTGGCCCAATGTAGCGAATTTGGGATTGGCATTTATCATCCCGATTATGTGGGCAAGGGTTATGGCAGCGATGCAATTCAAGTGCTTTTAGGTTGGGCCTTCAGAATTCAAAATTATCGTCGAATTTGGCTCACTACAGGCAGCAATAATCCCCGCGCGGTTGCAGCCTATGAAAAATGTGGTTTTATCCATGAAGGGCGGTTGCGTCAACATTTTTATAATAATGGCGAATATGTCGATGTGATTCAGATGGGTATGCTGCGCTCAGAGTGGGAAGCAAAGCATGGAGGGGTCAGGGACTAG